A single window of Fischerella sp. PCC 9605 DNA harbors:
- the aroF gene encoding 3-deoxy-7-phosphoheptulonate synthase gives MIIVMRNESPTEEIKRVSEELQSLNIIPEKSVGKHKTIIGLVGDTEEIDPKQIQNLSPFIEQVLRVKKPFKRASLEFRYGEPSEVVVSTPNGFVTFGQNHPLVIVAGPCSVENEEMIVETALRVRAAGAQFLRGGAYKPRTSPYAFQGHGESALLLLAKARLASGLGIITEVMDASELDKIASVADVLQVGARNMQNFSLLKKVGAIGKPVLLKRGLSATIEEWLMAAEYILAAGNPNVILCERGIRSFDRQYTRNTLDISAIPVLRSLTHLPIMIDPSHGTGKSELVPTMSMAAVAAGADSLMIEVHPNPAKALSDGPQSLTLEGFETFMHQMYPLGKFFGRWTQGSNATATLPLQVSPTAGIFSG, from the coding sequence ATGATTATTGTTATGAGAAACGAAAGTCCAACAGAAGAAATTAAGCGGGTTAGCGAAGAACTGCAAAGTTTGAATATCATACCAGAAAAATCTGTTGGAAAGCACAAAACGATCATTGGTTTGGTAGGTGATACGGAGGAAATTGATCCTAAACAAATTCAAAATTTAAGTCCATTTATCGAGCAGGTTTTACGGGTAAAGAAACCCTTTAAACGGGCAAGTTTAGAATTTCGTTACGGAGAACCCAGTGAAGTAGTTGTATCAACTCCCAATGGTTTTGTAACCTTCGGTCAAAACCACCCTCTAGTCATCGTCGCCGGTCCTTGTTCTGTAGAAAACGAAGAGATGATTGTAGAAACAGCGCTGCGAGTAAGAGCTGCAGGAGCGCAGTTTCTCAGAGGAGGAGCCTATAAACCCCGTACTTCACCCTATGCTTTCCAAGGTCATGGTGAGAGTGCGCTATTGCTGTTAGCAAAAGCTCGTCTAGCTTCGGGTTTAGGAATTATTACTGAAGTCATGGATGCGAGTGAATTAGATAAAATAGCATCCGTGGCAGATGTACTGCAAGTAGGGGCTCGCAACATGCAGAATTTCTCCCTACTGAAGAAAGTCGGTGCAATAGGTAAGCCAGTGTTACTCAAGCGTGGTCTATCAGCAACCATTGAAGAGTGGCTGATGGCAGCTGAGTACATTCTAGCTGCTGGTAATCCCAATGTAATTTTGTGCGAGCGGGGAATTCGATCTTTTGACCGGCAGTATACCCGCAATACCCTAGATATATCTGCGATCCCAGTATTGCGATCGCTCACACACCTACCAATTATGATTGACCCCAGTCATGGCACTGGTAAGTCAGAATTGGTGCCCACAATGTCAATGGCTGCTGTAGCAGCCGGCGCAGATTCGTTGATGATTGAGGTTCACCCCAATCCAGCCAAGGCACTCTCAGATGGTCCCCAGTCTCTGACACTGGAAGGATTTGAAACATTCATGCACCAGATGTATCCTCTGGGTAAATTCTTTGGTCGTTGGACTCAAGGTAGTAATGCAACAGCAACGTTGCCACTACAAGTTTCTCCCACGGCAGGCATCTTTTCCGGTTAA
- the trpA gene encoding tryptophan synthase subunit alpha — protein sequence MTSISHYFESLRASNQCALIPFVTAGDPDLDITAEALRVLDSSGADLIELGVPYSDPLADGPVIQAAATRALKQGTRLVNVLEMAQTVTRSLRSPIILFTYYNPILNLGKTSFLERAAASGIKGLVVPDLPLDEASDLLELADAVGIEVILLVTPTSSKDRIEAIARQSRGFIYLVSVTGVTGMRSHLQTRVRDVLKEIRSVTDKPIGVGFGISSPEHAHQVRDWGADAVIVGSAFVERLSESTPYRGLRSIKDFCRDLKASITLAEVG from the coding sequence ATGACTTCTATCTCCCATTACTTTGAATCTTTACGAGCAAGCAATCAGTGTGCTCTTATTCCCTTTGTTACAGCTGGCGATCCTGATTTGGACATCACAGCAGAAGCCCTGCGAGTTCTAGATTCTAGCGGTGCTGATTTGATTGAACTGGGAGTTCCCTATTCAGATCCATTGGCTGACGGGCCAGTGATTCAAGCGGCAGCAACTCGTGCCTTGAAACAGGGAACCCGCTTAGTTAATGTTTTGGAAATGGCGCAAACAGTTACTCGTAGCTTGCGATCGCCAATTATCCTCTTTACTTACTACAACCCAATTTTGAATCTGGGCAAAACCTCATTCTTAGAAAGAGCTGCTGCATCGGGGATCAAAGGATTAGTAGTACCCGATCTACCTTTGGATGAAGCTAGTGATTTATTAGAACTTGCCGATGCTGTTGGAATTGAGGTGATTTTGTTAGTGACTCCGACAAGTTCAAAAGATCGCATAGAGGCGATCGCTCGTCAATCTCGTGGATTTATTTACTTGGTTAGCGTAACAGGCGTGACTGGTATGCGCTCCCATCTCCAAACGCGCGTTAGGGATGTACTTAAAGAAATCCGCAGCGTCACAGACAAACCCATTGGTGTTGGTTTTGGTATATCTAGCCCAGAACATGCTCATCAGGTAAGAGATTGGGGTGCGGATGCTGTGATCGTGGGTAGTGCCTTTGTGGAGCGTTTGTCAGAAAGTACACCATATCGAGGACTGCGATCTATTAAAGATTTCTGTCGCGATTTGAAGGCATCAATTACTCTCGCCGAAGTTGGATAA
- the trpB gene encoding tryptophan synthase subunit beta produces MLINTQKIEAANQLLSQQPDANGRFGQFGGKYVPETLMSALTELETAFKEYRNDPQFQQELQALLRDYVGRPTPLYFAERLTARYALTDGTGPQIYLKREDLNHTGAHKINNALAQVLLAKRMGKQRIVAETGAGQHGVATATVCARFGLQCVIYMGIHDMQRQALNVFRMRLMGAEVRAVEAGTGTLKDATSEAIRDWVTNVETTHYILGSVAGPHPYPMMVRDFHGVIGKETRAQAQEKWGGLPDILLACVGGGSNAIGLFHEFVNEPSVRLIGVEAAGEGIDTDKHAATLTKGRIGVLHGAMSFVLQDDDGQIVEAHSISAGLDYPGVGPEHSYLKEIGRAEYYSVTDQQALEAFQRLSQLEGIIPALETAHAIAYLETLCPQLTDSPRIVINCSGRGDKDVQTVASRGLGNRD; encoded by the coding sequence ATGTTAATAAATACACAAAAAATCGAAGCTGCAAATCAACTACTCAGTCAACAACCCGATGCAAATGGCAGATTTGGTCAATTTGGCGGTAAGTACGTACCCGAAACTTTAATGTCGGCTCTGACTGAGTTGGAAACCGCATTTAAGGAGTATCGCAACGATCCACAGTTCCAACAAGAGCTGCAAGCACTGCTGCGAGACTATGTGGGACGCCCTACCCCCCTCTACTTTGCAGAACGACTAACTGCCCGCTACGCTCTTACTGATGGCACAGGGCCGCAAATTTATCTCAAACGTGAGGACTTAAACCATACGGGAGCTCACAAAATCAACAACGCCCTAGCGCAAGTGCTGTTAGCCAAGCGCATGGGTAAACAGCGCATTGTGGCGGAAACAGGGGCAGGTCAGCATGGTGTTGCTACTGCTACGGTATGTGCTCGTTTTGGGTTACAGTGCGTAATTTACATGGGCATCCACGACATGCAGCGGCAAGCCCTAAATGTGTTCCGGATGCGGTTGATGGGGGCAGAGGTTCGAGCAGTGGAAGCAGGAACGGGAACCCTCAAAGACGCGACCTCTGAGGCAATTCGGGATTGGGTGACAAATGTAGAAACAACTCACTACATCTTGGGATCGGTTGCAGGGCCGCATCCCTACCCGATGATGGTGCGAGACTTTCACGGAGTAATTGGTAAGGAAACTCGCGCCCAAGCTCAAGAAAAATGGGGAGGACTACCGGATATTCTTTTGGCTTGTGTGGGTGGAGGTTCCAACGCGATTGGACTGTTCCATGAGTTTGTAAATGAACCTTCCGTGCGCCTGATTGGAGTTGAAGCAGCAGGTGAAGGTATTGACACAGATAAACATGCAGCAACTCTGACAAAAGGGCGAATTGGAGTTTTGCACGGTGCGATGAGTTTTGTGCTGCAAGATGACGATGGTCAGATTGTTGAGGCACACTCGATCAGTGCTGGACTAGATTATCCCGGAGTTGGGCCCGAACATAGCTATTTGAAGGAAATTGGGCGTGCTGAATACTACAGTGTGACAGACCAACAGGCCTTAGAGGCGTTTCAACGTCTTTCACAACTAGAAGGAATTATTCCAGCACTGGAAACAGCACATGCGATCGCCTATTTAGAAACACTTTGTCCACAACTAACTGATAGTCCCCGAATTGTCATCAACTGTTCAGGACGTGGTGACAAGGATGTGCAAACAGTTGCTTCAAGGGGGCTGGGAAATAGGGATTAG
- the trpC gene encoding indole-3-glycerol phosphate synthase TrpC, with amino-acid sequence MDASKSVSTLEINNQLSAQPAHILEEIVWHKQKEVAFMGEQLPLSDLQNQISTAPPPRDFLGALRQNPSKPSLIAEVKKASPSKGVIRADFDPVKIAQAYERGGATCLSVLTDEKFFQGSFENLQIIRKNVALPLLCKEFIIDPYQIYFARVSGADAVLLIAAILADETLQNFLQLAQHLGMTALIEVHTLAELDRVLALPNVRLVGINNRNLQDFTVDLETTQRLLTERRERLTSLGITVVSESGLYTSSDLAFVAEAGAEAVLIGESLVKQNDIEEAVRHLFKLVSS; translated from the coding sequence ATGGATGCCAGTAAGAGCGTCTCCACCCTTGAAATCAACAACCAACTGTCCGCACAACCAGCCCATATTCTTGAAGAGATTGTGTGGCACAAACAAAAAGAAGTTGCATTCATGGGTGAGCAACTGCCTCTTAGTGATTTACAAAATCAGATAAGTACTGCCCCTCCCCCACGAGATTTTCTGGGTGCCTTGCGCCAGAATCCTAGCAAACCCAGCTTGATTGCTGAGGTCAAGAAAGCATCACCTAGTAAAGGAGTAATCCGCGCTGACTTTGATCCAGTCAAAATTGCCCAGGCATACGAGCGAGGTGGTGCTACCTGTCTATCAGTACTGACAGATGAGAAATTCTTTCAAGGCAGTTTTGAGAATCTGCAAATCATTAGAAAGAATGTAGCACTGCCCTTGTTGTGCAAGGAATTTATTATTGACCCTTACCAAATTTATTTTGCACGGGTTAGTGGAGCAGATGCGGTACTACTGATTGCCGCTATCTTAGCTGATGAAACTTTGCAAAATTTTCTCCAACTTGCTCAGCATTTGGGTATGACTGCCTTAATAGAGGTGCATACTCTTGCTGAACTCGATCGGGTACTGGCACTACCAAATGTGCGATTGGTAGGAATTAACAACCGCAATCTTCAAGACTTTACCGTTGATCTAGAAACAACTCAACGCTTATTGACAGAGCGTCGAGAAAGGTTAACTAGTTTAGGTATTACAGTCGTGAGTGAGTCTGGTTTGTACACGTCCAGTGACCTAGCCTTTGTGGCTGAGGCGGGAGCCGAAGCAGTCCTGATTGGAGAATCTCTGGTCAAGCAAAATGACATAGAGGAGGCTGTGAGGCATTTATTCAAACTTGTTAGTAGTTAG
- a CDS encoding anthranilate synthase, with amino-acid sequence MNLDTYCYKTRGGIFVSRSVTKTSMDAAIEEVLLRLDSQRGGLLKSSYEYPGRYKRWAIGFINPPLELVTRDNDFTLTAHNERGMMLLEYLAERLQNLPQLQAVTWETNCVTGSVRPTERFFSEEERSKQPSAFSIVREILHTFYSPEDDHLGLYGAFGYDLVFQFEQMPKHLQRKEDQRDLVLYLPDELLIVDYHQQSAFCLQYEFVTKNGSTRGLPRNGQVIDYRGKRLTPAQASDHAPGEYEQQVEKALEYFIRGDLFEVVPSQSFFQPCDKSPTELFRTLQQINPSPYGFIMNLGGEYLVGASPEMFVRTEGRRVETCPISGTIKRGQNAIDDAAQILKLLNSGKDEAELTMCTDVDRNDKSRICEPGSVRVIGRRQIEMYSHLIHTVDHVEGILRPEFDALDAFLSHLWAVTVTGAPKRWAMQFLEQHERSPRRWYGGSVGYLTFQGDLNTGLILRTIQLKDSIAEVRVGATVLYDSIPEAEAQETITKAAALFQTLYQAKHRSDDLSISSELEHQQVSVEPGKRVLLIDYEDSFVHTLANYIRQTGAIVKTLRHGFSQSVFDTEHPDLVVLSPGPGRPSDFRVPETIAACMKRQIPIFGVCLGLQSIVEALGGELGVLSYPQHGKVSRVSVVAPDSVTFKDLPQSFEVGRYHSLFALPESLPKELKVTALSDDGVIMGIEHQTLPIIGVQFHPESIMTLAEGVGLAIIKNVVSACTTKKSSPVVAA; translated from the coding sequence ATGAATTTGGATACCTATTGCTACAAAACCAGAGGTGGAATTTTTGTTTCTCGCTCCGTAACTAAAACTTCAATGGACGCTGCTATTGAAGAAGTCTTGTTACGTCTTGATTCCCAACGTGGAGGGTTACTAAAAAGTAGCTACGAATACCCAGGACGATATAAGAGATGGGCGATTGGCTTTATCAATCCACCCCTAGAACTTGTGACTCGCGACAATGATTTTACGCTCACAGCACATAACGAGCGAGGTATGATGCTGCTAGAGTATCTAGCAGAACGTTTGCAAAATCTACCTCAACTTCAGGCAGTTACTTGGGAAACTAATTGTGTAACTGGTTCAGTTCGACCAACAGAACGTTTCTTTTCAGAAGAAGAAAGAAGTAAGCAACCATCTGCCTTTAGCATCGTCCGTGAAATTCTACATACTTTCTATAGCCCAGAAGATGACCATCTAGGACTTTACGGTGCATTTGGCTATGACTTGGTTTTCCAGTTTGAGCAAATGCCAAAGCATTTGCAACGGAAAGAAGATCAACGGGATTTGGTGCTGTATTTGCCTGATGAATTGTTGATTGTTGACTACCACCAGCAAAGTGCATTCTGTTTGCAGTATGAATTCGTCACCAAGAATGGTAGTACTAGAGGTCTGCCTCGTAACGGTCAAGTCATCGATTACAGAGGCAAGCGTCTAACCCCTGCTCAAGCTTCTGACCATGCGCCTGGGGAGTATGAACAGCAGGTGGAGAAAGCACTGGAATACTTTATTCGCGGCGATTTATTTGAGGTTGTTCCCAGTCAAAGCTTCTTTCAACCCTGTGATAAATCCCCAACGGAACTGTTCCGAACACTACAGCAAATTAATCCCAGTCCCTATGGATTCATCATGAATTTGGGTGGAGAGTATTTGGTTGGTGCATCTCCGGAAATGTTTGTGCGAACTGAAGGTAGGCGGGTGGAAACTTGCCCAATCAGTGGTACGATTAAACGAGGACAAAATGCGATCGATGATGCTGCTCAAATCCTGAAGCTATTAAACTCAGGTAAAGATGAAGCAGAATTAACCATGTGTACTGATGTAGATCGCAATGATAAATCGCGCATCTGCGAACCTGGATCGGTGCGAGTTATTGGTCGTCGTCAAATAGAAATGTACAGCCATTTGATCCATACAGTGGATCATGTGGAAGGCATACTGCGACCTGAATTTGATGCCTTAGATGCCTTTCTCAGCCATCTATGGGCAGTTACAGTCACAGGCGCACCAAAGCGGTGGGCAATGCAGTTTCTCGAACAGCACGAGCGTAGCCCTCGGCGTTGGTATGGTGGATCTGTCGGATACTTAACCTTCCAAGGTGATTTGAACACGGGTCTGATCCTGCGAACAATTCAGCTGAAGGATTCAATTGCAGAAGTGCGAGTAGGTGCGACGGTTCTTTACGATTCCATTCCAGAAGCCGAAGCCCAAGAAACCATTACTAAAGCCGCTGCTCTGTTCCAGACACTTTATCAAGCCAAGCATAGAAGTGACGATTTATCAATTAGCTCAGAACTTGAACATCAGCAAGTCAGCGTAGAGCCTGGAAAGCGTGTATTGCTAATTGACTATGAAGACTCTTTTGTACACACGCTTGCCAACTACATCCGTCAAACTGGTGCCATAGTCAAAACATTACGTCACGGCTTTTCTCAATCAGTCTTTGATACAGAACACCCTGACTTAGTTGTCTTATCTCCCGGGCCTGGCAGACCCAGTGACTTCCGCGTACCAGAGACAATAGCGGCTTGCATGAAAAGGCAAATCCCCATCTTTGGCGTTTGTTTAGGATTGCAGTCTATTGTTGAGGCTTTAGGCGGTGAACTAGGAGTTCTTAGTTATCCCCAGCATGGCAAAGTTTCTCGTGTGTCTGTGGTTGCTCCCGATTCTGTCACTTTCAAAGATTTACCCCAATCCTTTGAAGTTGGTAGATACCACTCTTTATTTGCCTTGCCTGAGAGTCTCCCCAAAGAACTCAAAGTTACAGCTCTCTCAGATGATGGTGTGATTATGGGTATCGAGCATCAAACACTGCCAATTATCGGTGTTCAGTTCCATCCAGAATCAATCATGACCTTAGCGGAAGGAGTCGGTCTAGCAATTATTAAGAATGTAGTTAGTGCATGTACAACTAAAAAATCTTCCCCAGTTGTTGCTGCATAA
- the trpD gene encoding anthranilate phosphoribosyltransferase, producing the protein MVTTTISVGKNSSSSDSPNWSVLLQQLLDRQSLSVSQASDLMYGWLAEAIPPVMSGAILAAIQAKGVSAEELLGMVKVLYSQSLKATLRDRVVGTLPLVDTCGTGGDGASTFNISTAVAFVTAAAGVKVAKHGNRSASGKTGSADVLEGLGLNLKASTKKTQEAVDEVGITFLFAPDWHPALKAIAPLRKALKVRTIFNLLGPLINPLRPTGQVVGVNDPKIVETFGKVLHQLGTRRAIVLHGREKLDEAGLADKTDLAVVSNQQMCLLELDPQDLGLNPTPTSELRGGDVRENAEILKAVLQGKGTQAQRDVVTLNTALALFVGEAMPESSDYIDTFAKAVVLAREILDSGLAWKKLEQLAQFLQ; encoded by the coding sequence ATGGTTACAACAACAATCAGTGTTGGAAAAAATTCCTCAAGCAGCGACTCTCCCAATTGGTCTGTATTATTACAGCAATTGCTAGATCGTCAATCACTTTCGGTTTCCCAAGCTTCCGATTTAATGTACGGTTGGCTGGCAGAAGCCATTCCTCCTGTAATGTCGGGTGCGATTTTAGCAGCAATTCAGGCAAAGGGAGTATCTGCTGAAGAATTGCTGGGCATGGTCAAGGTTCTATACTCTCAGTCATTAAAAGCAACATTGCGCGATCGCGTTGTCGGCACCTTACCACTGGTTGATACTTGTGGAACTGGCGGAGATGGGGCATCGACATTTAATATTTCCACAGCCGTTGCCTTCGTGACTGCCGCAGCTGGAGTAAAAGTTGCTAAGCATGGCAATCGTTCGGCATCTGGGAAAACTGGATCGGCAGATGTATTGGAAGGTCTGGGTTTAAATTTGAAGGCCAGCACCAAGAAAACTCAAGAAGCCGTTGATGAAGTTGGCATTACTTTTCTGTTCGCACCAGATTGGCATCCAGCCTTGAAAGCGATCGCCCCACTGCGAAAAGCCCTGAAAGTACGAACAATTTTTAACTTGCTTGGCCCGCTGATCAATCCTTTACGACCGACAGGACAAGTTGTTGGTGTCAACGATCCAAAAATTGTTGAGACTTTTGGGAAAGTATTACATCAGTTGGGAACTCGCCGGGCGATCGTACTTCACGGACGCGAAAAATTAGACGAAGCAGGCTTGGCAGATAAAACGGACTTAGCTGTCGTATCAAATCAACAAATGTGCCTGCTGGAATTAGATCCGCAAGACCTGGGTTTAAACCCGACTCCGACCAGTGAACTACGAGGTGGGGATGTCCGAGAAAATGCGGAAATTCTCAAAGCAGTTCTGCAAGGAAAAGGCACTCAAGCTCAGCGAGATGTGGTGACTTTAAATACAGCTTTAGCACTCTTTGTTGGCGAAGCAATGCCAGAGTCTAGTGATTATATTGATACTTTTGCTAAAGCTGTTGTTCTTGCCAGGGAAATTCTTGACAGTGGGCTTGCCTGGAAAAAATTAGAGCAACTTGCTCAATTTCTTCAGTAG
- a CDS encoding flavin monoamine oxidase family protein → MNIERMLNMCKLANRQEGKRVTILGAGIAGLVAAYELERLGHQVDIMEGSPRIGGRVWTHRFGNDFNSAYGELGAMRIPSEHKYVLHYIHELGLSDKLCKFVTVFEEQNALMNIQGKIFRMKDAPRIFQERYQNIFSDTRYSEKTKLFAAWLKTIVDTISPGNLRESLECDLSSKLMDELERLDLEPYFNEDGQTIDLHSFIKANPGLRARCSKALDMFLSDILVETSHDLLQLEGGMDQLINRLVAAIKAPIECNQKVVALDVQEEHVKVSWLEEGQLHTRRCDYVLCTIPFSIVGQMDLSGFDDEKLAAIHNTFYCPATKVLFHCAQPFWQKDGIKGGASFSDEGIRQIYYPSVQSNPSRGSTLLASYTIGDDADHLGMMSELERYAYVQNAVSKLHPEIEAPGMVLDMATIAWGNYKWSAGGCSIPWGGDITSESNHHIHYLEAARPQKTLFFAGEHCSRFPAWLQGAIESSLEAVYDIAVHKPITESTTSIPLVTVGKVNTPTFLRINNDQNTEVSVKSSQELINSLF, encoded by the coding sequence ATGAATATCGAAAGAATGCTGAATATGTGCAAGCTGGCGAATCGCCAAGAAGGCAAGCGCGTGACCATCTTGGGTGCTGGCATTGCAGGTCTAGTAGCAGCCTATGAACTTGAGCGTCTAGGCCATCAAGTGGATATTATGGAAGGTAGCCCACGCATCGGGGGTAGAGTCTGGACTCATCGCTTCGGCAATGACTTCAATTCTGCCTACGGAGAACTAGGGGCAATGCGTATCCCCAGCGAGCATAAGTATGTCCTGCACTACATACACGAATTGGGACTGAGTGACAAGCTGTGCAAGTTTGTCACAGTATTCGAGGAGCAAAATGCTCTGATGAATATCCAAGGAAAAATCTTCCGGATGAAGGATGCGCCTCGGATATTCCAAGAACGCTATCAAAACATTTTCTCTGACACCCGCTACAGCGAGAAGACCAAACTATTTGCCGCGTGGCTCAAAACAATCGTAGATACCATATCTCCTGGCAATCTGCGTGAGAGTCTGGAGTGTGACCTCTCCTCAAAATTGATGGACGAGTTGGAGAGGTTGGATTTAGAGCCATATTTCAACGAAGATGGTCAGACCATAGACCTCCACAGTTTTATCAAGGCAAACCCAGGTTTAAGGGCGCGGTGCAGCAAGGCACTCGATATGTTCCTTAGCGATATCCTGGTGGAGACAAGCCACGATTTATTGCAACTGGAAGGGGGGATGGATCAACTCATCAACCGTCTAGTTGCAGCAATCAAAGCTCCGATCGAATGCAATCAGAAAGTGGTAGCCCTGGATGTACAAGAGGAGCATGTGAAGGTATCCTGGTTAGAGGAAGGGCAGTTGCATACACGTCGTTGTGACTACGTATTGTGTACCATTCCCTTTTCAATAGTGGGTCAAATGGATCTGAGCGGGTTTGACGATGAAAAACTTGCCGCCATCCACAACACTTTTTACTGTCCAGCAACCAAGGTTCTGTTTCACTGCGCCCAGCCCTTCTGGCAGAAGGATGGAATCAAAGGTGGAGCCTCATTCAGCGATGAAGGTATTCGCCAAATCTACTATCCTTCGGTGCAGAGTAACCCCTCTAGGGGTAGCACATTGCTAGCTAGCTACACTATCGGTGACGATGCCGACCACTTAGGGATGATGTCCGAACTAGAACGTTATGCCTACGTTCAGAACGCCGTGAGCAAGCTTCATCCCGAGATTGAAGCACCCGGTATGGTCTTAGACATGGCAACGATCGCCTGGGGTAACTATAAGTGGAGTGCTGGCGGATGCTCTATTCCTTGGGGTGGCGACATCACCAGCGAATCCAACCATCATATCCATTACTTGGAGGCTGCTAGACCCCAGAAGACACTCTTCTTCGCCGGCGAACACTGTTCCAGATTTCCTGCTTGGCTTCAGGGTGCGATTGAATCCTCACTAGAGGCAGTATACGACATTGCCGTCCACAAACCTATTACAGAATCTACGACTTCCATCCCCTTGGTGACCGTCGGGAAAGTCAATACTCCTACATTTTTGCGTATAAATAATGACCAAAATACAGAGGTAAGCGTGAAATCCTCACAAGAATTAATCAATTCCCTTTTTTAA
- a CDS encoding response regulator transcription factor, which produces MTSKQCFNEKKILVIEAQVETRNLFLKSLEAEGFCVIGAENGLVGIQQAQKESPDLIISEISIPKLDGYSVLTKLRQNFVTAIIPFIFVTANVTRGDIRKGMELGADDYLTKPCTVDELLRAIAACLRKRSVLQDLYTRQSQPLSELPLADNTKEYQTCTEITIADNRKPTNLEFIFPSDPLLSEVFSFIETNYDQQITLSDVAVAVGYSSTYLTNLVRRHTGQTVQNWIIERRMAAARTLLLETDETIEVIATKVGYQSVAHFFRQFRQRHRTSPQAWRKEQLGGAKTRAKELLSLSKDM; this is translated from the coding sequence ATGACAAGTAAGCAATGTTTCAATGAGAAAAAGATTCTGGTGATTGAAGCCCAGGTAGAAACCCGAAATTTGTTTCTAAAAAGTCTTGAAGCAGAAGGGTTTTGCGTGATAGGTGCTGAAAATGGCCTTGTTGGCATTCAACAAGCTCAGAAAGAATCACCAGATTTGATCATAAGTGAAATTTCGATTCCCAAACTTGATGGTTACAGTGTTTTGACTAAGCTGCGGCAAAACTTTGTCACAGCGATTATCCCTTTTATTTTCGTCACTGCCAACGTGACTCGAGGTGACATTCGCAAAGGTATGGAACTGGGAGCGGATGACTATCTTACTAAACCCTGCACAGTAGATGAGTTACTAAGAGCGATCGCAGCCTGTTTGAGAAAACGATCTGTGCTCCAAGACTTGTACACCAGACAGTCCCAGCCATTGTCAGAACTACCACTAGCTGACAATACGAAAGAGTATCAGACCTGCACAGAAATAACAATAGCTGACAATAGAAAACCAACAAACCTTGAGTTTATATTTCCGTCCGATCCCTTGTTAAGTGAAGTCTTTAGTTTCATTGAGACCAATTACGATCAACAAATTACCCTCAGCGATGTGGCTGTTGCAGTGGGTTACTCTTCAACTTACCTTACTAACCTCGTGCGACGCCATACGGGACAAACCGTCCAAAACTGGATTATTGAGCGCCGAATGGCTGCTGCTCGTACTTTGCTTTTAGAAACTGATGAAACAATCGAGGTGATTGCTACTAAGGTAGGTTATCAAAGTGTAGCTCATTTCTTCCGCCAATTTCGCCAACGTCATCGGACAAGTCCCCAAGCTTGGAGAAAAGAGCAGCTTGGGGGAGCAAAAACAAGAGCGAAGGAATTGCTATCCCTATCAAAGGATATGTGA